Proteins encoded by one window of Cyanobacterium stanieri LEGE 03274:
- a CDS encoding FeoA family protein yields MNLVPLSSLNYQQRAIVDHIVMGNHGKLLINRLQAMGLVAGTSVKVLRKFWLGGPLQVQVGITTIIAIRRIEADLIMVKLT; encoded by the coding sequence ATGAATCTTGTTCCTTTATCCTCTCTAAATTACCAGCAAAGGGCGATCGTTGATCATATAGTGATGGGAAACCATGGTAAATTATTGATCAATCGACTTCAAGCCATGGGTTTAGTGGCAGGAACTTCGGTGAAAGTATTACGCAAATTTTGGCTAGGTGGGCCATTACAAGTACAAGTCGGAATAACTACTATTATCGCTATCCGAAGGATAGAAGCTGATTTAATTATGGTCAAATTAACCTGA
- a CDS encoding ABC transporter ATP-binding protein: protein MTTSTQPEYLTCLEAPDTVQVCLRGVSKVFSTKTGLFGTKKKTFVALENINLNIEYNNFVSIIGPSGCGKSTLLSIIAGLTSATTGSVMMNKEPITGPGPDRGMVFQNYALMPWMTVEENIRFALETVYPKMSPTQLKRIVKEHLQMVNLEGAARKHPHELSGGMRQRVGIARALAINPDILLMDEPFGALDALTRGFLQEEIERIWEEHRKTVIMITHSIDEALLLSDKIIMMTKGPAAGIAQVLDVPFPRPRNRFEVEDHPAYHDLKVAMEEHLYRETRAVEEARAA, encoded by the coding sequence ATGACTACATCAACTCAACCAGAATATTTAACTTGTCTTGAAGCTCCTGATACTGTGCAAGTATGCTTGAGGGGAGTATCTAAGGTATTCTCTACCAAAACAGGATTATTTGGCACTAAGAAAAAAACCTTTGTCGCCCTCGAAAATATCAATTTGAACATTGAATACAATAATTTTGTCAGTATTATTGGCCCTTCGGGTTGTGGTAAATCTACTTTATTAAGTATCATCGCTGGTTTAACCTCGGCAACCACAGGTTCAGTGATGATGAATAAAGAACCGATTACAGGACCAGGGCCTGATCGTGGTATGGTGTTCCAAAATTATGCCCTGATGCCTTGGATGACGGTGGAGGAAAATATCCGCTTTGCCCTCGAGACGGTTTATCCCAAAATGTCTCCTACTCAGTTAAAAAGAATTGTTAAGGAACATTTGCAAATGGTGAACCTAGAGGGGGCGGCGAGGAAACATCCCCATGAGTTGTCGGGGGGTATGAGGCAAAGGGTAGGCATAGCCAGAGCTTTGGCGATTAATCCTGATATTTTGCTCATGGATGAGCCTTTTGGGGCGTTAGATGCTCTAACCCGTGGTTTTTTGCAGGAGGAAATTGAGCGAATTTGGGAAGAACATCGCAAAACTGTAATCATGATTACTCACAGTATTGATGAGGCTTTGTTACTATCTGACAAAATTATTATGATGACCAAGGGCCCGGCCGCCGGAATTGCTCAGGTGTTGGATGTGCCTTTTCCCCGTCCTCGTAATCGTTTTGAGGTGGAGGATCATCCTGCTTATCATGATTTGAAGGTGGCGATGGAAGAACATTTATACCGAGAAACTCGTGCTGTCGAAGAAGCTAGGGCCGCTTAG
- a CDS encoding DUF1348 family protein, with protein MVTESKPPFPPFTLETATQKVKMAEDAWNSRDPEKVVLAYTVDSQWRNRDEFLSGREQIKAFLYRKWAKELDYRLRKELWAFTGDRIAVRFEYEWHDQSNQWYRAYGNEMWEFAENGLMQYRFASINDLAIAPSNRKFLWERG; from the coding sequence ATGGTAACTGAATCTAAACCCCCTTTTCCTCCTTTTACCCTAGAAACGGCGACTCAAAAGGTCAAGATGGCTGAGGATGCTTGGAATAGCAGAGATCCTGAAAAGGTTGTCTTGGCTTACACTGTTGATTCTCAATGGCGTAATCGTGATGAGTTTTTGTCTGGTAGGGAGCAGATTAAGGCTTTTTTGTACCGTAAATGGGCGAAGGAGTTGGATTATCGTTTGCGTAAGGAGCTATGGGCTTTTACGGGCGATCGCATTGCGGTGCGGTTTGAGTATGAGTGGCATGATCAATCTAATCAGTGGTATCGTGCCTATGGTAATGAGATGTGGGAATTTGCGGAAAATGGTTTGATGCAATATCGATTTGCAAGTATTAATGATCTTGCCATTGCGCCATCGAATCGTAAGTTCCTTTGGGAAAGGGGTTAG
- the cynS gene encoding cyanase codes for MTAPITEKLLAAKKAKGVSFTELEKLLGRDEVWIASVIYRQASADEAEAKKLVEALGLPAELADELTVPPLKGSLDPVVPSDPLIYRFYEIMQVYGMPMKEVIHEKFGDGIMSAIDFTLDVEKVEDPKGDRVQVIMCGKFLPYKKW; via the coding sequence ATGACTGCACCTATTACTGAAAAATTATTGGCGGCTAAGAAGGCAAAAGGCGTTAGTTTTACTGAGTTGGAAAAACTTTTAGGAAGGGATGAGGTTTGGATTGCGTCGGTAATTTATCGTCAGGCGAGTGCGGATGAAGCTGAAGCTAAAAAGTTGGTGGAGGCTTTGGGTTTACCTGCGGAGTTGGCTGATGAGTTGACTGTGCCTCCTCTCAAGGGTTCTTTAGATCCTGTTGTTCCTTCTGATCCTTTGATTTATCGTTTTTACGAAATCATGCAGGTGTATGGAATGCCTATGAAGGAGGTAATCCATGAAAAGTTTGGGGATGGTATCATGAGTGCGATCGATTTTACCCTTGATGTGGAAAAGGTTGAAGATCCTAAGGGCGATCGCGTCCAGGTGATTATGTGTGGTAAGTTCTTACCTTATAAGAAATGGTAG